The proteins below come from a single Miscanthus floridulus cultivar M001 chromosome 1, ASM1932011v1, whole genome shotgun sequence genomic window:
- the LOC136541982 gene encoding PHD finger-containing protein 5-like — protein sequence MAGGPNVAGLIEDDAVSVITEGLVVCEICGSGSAPHLIANCARCSAREHWYCMQVLTFLIPRIWFCNRCQRKANRAPRS from the exons ATGGCGGGGGGCCCTAATGTCGCGGGCTTGATCGAGGACGATGCGGTCTCTGTCATCACGGAG GGCTTAGTGGTGTGTGAGATATGTGGCAGTGGCAGTGCCCCTCATCTTATTGCAAACTGCGCTCGGTGCAGTGCGCGTGAGCATTG GTACTGTATGCAGGTGTTGACGTTTCTGATTCCACGCATATGGTTTTGTAATAGATGCCAACGAAAGGCCAACAGGGCACCCAGATCCTAG
- the LOC136510565 gene encoding uncharacterized protein encodes MGEQPNAALQATLDALAATLKSLQTSVDANSQAIKRLSEERSSWSSSSKSGTGEHHQDRPPRFQKLDFPRYDGKSDPLIFINRCESYFHQQRIMEEEKVWMASYNLEEGAQMWYIQVQEDKGIPSWHRVKDLLHLRYGPPLRSNPLHELAACKRTGTVADYQDRFQVLLPRAGRLDEEQRVQLFTGGLQPPLSLDVEVHNPQTLAVRYEPRSQAGVAGAVRGTGPASCDKGPAGHAWHCLHHRGPTLLTRTPSPWRVGRSSRLFLLDGAVEDAEDLSESSESAVADKESPLFSLHTIAGVRFTDTMQLGVDLGGTPLIVLLDSGSTHNFIFESAAQRTGLPLQRRPCLTATVVNDERVSCVGVIRRAAVTIHGDLFHADLFVMPLTGYDMVLGTQWLAALGPVLWDFGARTMTFQWQGQSVCWQGVPGPEATTVRTTTTTTTLLDELLASFDDIFAEPHGLPPIRSWDHGITLVPGSQPVMVRPYRYPATHKDKLER; translated from the exons ATGGGAGAACAGCCCAACGCCGCCCTTCAGGCCACCCTGGACGCATTAGCCGCCACCCTAAAGTCGCTCCAGACCTCCGTCGACGCCAATTCCCAGGCGATCAAGCGCCTGAGCGAGGAGCGTTCCTCGTGGTCGTCATCTTCCAAGTCCGGGACTGGCGAACACCATCAGGATCGGCCGCCGCGGTTCCAGAAGCTTGACTTTCCGCGCTATGATGGCAAGTCCGATCCACTGATCTTCATCAACCGGTGCGAGTCCTACTTCCACCAGCAGCGGATCATGGAGGAAGAGAAGGTGTGGATGGCTTCCTACAACCTGGAAGAGGGCGCCCAGATGTGGTACATCCAGGTCCAGGAAGACAAGGGCATCCCCTCGTGGCACCGCGTCAAGGACCTTCTCCATCTCCGCTACGGGCCACCGCTGCGCTCCAACCCCCTCCACGAGTTGGCCGCATGCAAGCGCACCGGAACCGTCGCGGACTACCAGGACCGCTTCCAAGTGCTCCTCCCCCGTGCTGGCCGCCTCGACGAGGAACAGCGCGTCCAGCTCTTCACCGGGGGCCTTCAGCCGCCGCTCAGCCTCGACGTCGAGGTCCACAATCCGCAAACCCTCGCCGTGCGCTATGAGCCTCGCTCGCAAGCTGGAGTTGCGGGAGCAGTACGCGGCACCGGCCCCGCGAGCTGCGACAAGGGGCCTGCTGGCCACGCCTGGCACTGCCTGCACCACCGGGGGCCAACCCTCCTGACCCGAACACCCTCACCGTGGAGGGTCGGCCGATCAAGC CGCCTATTTTTACTGGACGGCGCCGTAGAGGACGCGGAGGATCTGTCGGAATCCTCCGAATCGGCGGTTGCTGACAAGGAGTCGCCCCTCTTCTCCCTTCACACCATCGCGGGCGTCCGCTTCACCGACACCATGCAGCTCGGCGTTGACCTGGGAGGCACCCCACTCATCGTGCTTCTGGACTCGGGGTCCACTCATAACTTCATCTTCGAGTCCGCGGCGCAGCGCACCGGTCTACCCCTCCAACGGCGTCCTTGCCTCACGGCTACAGTGGTGAACGACGAACGTGTGTCTTGCGTTGGCGTCATCCGCCGGGCCGCGGTCACCATCCACGGCGATCTATTCCACGCCGATCTCTTTGTCATGCCGCTTACAGGTTACGACATGGTGTTGGGCACACAGTGGCTGGCGGCGCTGGGCCCTGTCCTGTGGGATTTTGGTGCCCGTACCATGACATTCCAGTGGCAGGGCCAGTCCGTCTGCTGGCAGGGGGTCCCCGGGCCCGAGGCCACCACCGTCCgcaccaccactaccacaacgACCCTCTTGGACGAGCTGCTCGCGTCCTTCGACGACATCTTCGCCGAGCCGCATGGCCTGCCGCCGATCCGATCCTGGGACCACGGCATCACTCTTGTCCCGGGTTCGCAGCCGGTCATGGTGCGCCCCTACCGCTACCCGGCGACACACAAGGACAAACTAGAACGCTAG